From Gallaecimonas pentaromativorans, the proteins below share one genomic window:
- the hupB gene encoding nucleoid-associated protein HU-beta: MNKSQLIDKIAAGADISKAAAARALDAFTDAVTESLKDGDSVALVGFGTFAVRERAARSGRNPQTGATINIAAAKIPSFKAGKALKDSVN; encoded by the coding sequence GTGAATAAATCACAACTGATCGATAAAATTGCCGCAGGTGCTGACATTTCCAAAGCTGCTGCTGCTCGTGCACTGGACGCGTTCACTGACGCTGTAACTGAATCTCTGAAAGACGGTGATTCTGTTGCTCTGGTCGGTTTCGGTACTTTCGCTGTTCGTGAGCGTGCTGCCCGTTCTGGCCGCAACCCTCAGACCGGCGCTACCATCAATATCGCCGCTGCTAAAATCCCGTCCTTCAAGGCCGGTAAAGCGCTGAAAGACTCCGTAAACTAA